One Anthonomus grandis grandis chromosome 14, icAntGran1.3, whole genome shotgun sequence DNA window includes the following coding sequences:
- the LOC126744463 gene encoding uncharacterized protein LOC126744463, with amino-acid sequence MRENGIIMTIAEVKIRIKTIRTTYSAEVRKINSSMKSGASTDDLYTPTCAWFKIADGFLRNTVVLRETHDNLQAKYHPMMVFQKIYPVRRNIQQLGQRKPILKQLRLSRGLPKHLSVKKIIQKSDPATTAVEKLENICKTSADALQEDEFEIYERYIASQLRSMDLERAIDVQNQINNILSKSRIEDIKCKKSLHNTFSIPHPEESLVDINSPPPSNQTEVEVYSEEDSDITFIEKPGHSSDILSQAVNSIFRYTDL; translated from the exons ATGCGTGAAAATGGTATTATTATGACCATAGCCGAGGTAAAAATACGAATTAAAACAATTCGAACAACATACTCTGCCGaagtaagaaaaattaactCATCTATGAAGAGTGGAGCATCAACTGACGACCTATATACACCTACTTGTGCATGGTTCAAAATTGCTGATGGTTTTCTACGAAATACAGTTGTTTTACGTGAAACGCATGATAATTTG caagcCAAGTATCATCCAATGATGGTGTTTCAGAAGATTTACCCAGTACGTCGGAACATTCAGCAGCTAGGACAACGCAAACCAATTCTGAAACAATTGAGGTTATCCCGAGGGTTACCCAAACACCTAagcgtaaaaaaaataattcagaaaAGTGATCCTGCTACTACAGCtgtagaaaaattagaaaatatatgcAAAACTAGTGCAGACGCATTACAGGAGGatgaatttgaaatttatgaaaGATACATAGCCTCGCAGCTACGATCGATGGACCTAGAAAGAGCTATTGATGTTCAAAATCAGATTAACAACATTTTATCAAAGTCAAGAATAGAAGACATCAAATGCAAAAAGAGTCTCCACAACACTTTTTCAATTCCTCATCCGGAAGAGAGTT TAGTAGATATAAATTCACCACCTCCAAGTAACCAGACTGAAGTTGAGGTATATTCAGAAGAGGATAGTGATATAACGTTTATTGAAAAACCTGGGCATTCTAGTGACATATTGTCACAAGCTGTGAATTCTATTTTCCGATATACTGATTTGTAA
- the LOC126744464 gene encoding malignant T-cell-amplified sequence 1 homolog, whose amino-acid sequence MFKKFDEKESVSSVLQLKSSVQKSIRAKILESYPFLDSYLDAILPKKDAFKIVKCHDHIEIIVNSAGEQQFFRHREGQWMPTLRLLHKYPFFLPMQQVDKGAIRFVLSGANIMCPGLTSPGAQMTEVPKDTIVAIMAEGKEHALAIGKTTLSTEDIAKVNKGIGVENCHYLNDGLWQMKPVK is encoded by the exons atgtttaaaaa ATTCGACGAAAAAGAGAGCGTTTCGAGCGTTTTGCAGTTGAAATCCTCAGTACAAAAATCTATTAGGGCAAAAATTTTAGAATCCTACCCTTTTTTGGATAGTTATTTGGATGCTATACTGCCCAAAAAAGatgcttttaaaatagttaaatg tcatgATCACATAGAAATAATTGTGAACTCAGCAGGGGAGCAACAATTTTTCAGACACAGAGAGGGTCAATGGATGCCTACACTAAGATTACTACATAAAT atcCATTCTTTCTTCCTATGCAACAAGTTGATAAAGGAGCGATACGATTTGTGCTTAGTGGCGCTAATATTATGTGCCCTGGTCTCACTTCACCTGGTGCACAAATGACGGAAGTACCAAAGGATACTATTGtg GCAATTATGGCTGAGGGTAAAGAACATGCATTAGCCATTGGAAAAACTACTCTATCTACTGAAGATAT AGCAAAAGTTAATAAAGGAATTGGAGTAGAAAATTGTCATTATCTCAACGACGGACTGTGGCAAATGAAACCTGTGAAATAA